From the genome of Paraburkholderia flava, one region includes:
- a CDS encoding EF-hand domain-containing protein — MNKVWARVAMVCAVASLASQGAVAQVVTHAAGIAPISASIDAHMVRVGDMLRPPPSPPTNDTPELRGQALHQHVLDQMQQRFDAAADPSTHLLTQQAAKDHGMGFIADHFQQIDRTGSGYISFDDFRHFLKARHGMAFSNN; from the coding sequence ATGAACAAGGTATGGGCTCGGGTTGCAATGGTCTGCGCGGTGGCGTCGCTGGCCTCGCAGGGCGCGGTCGCGCAGGTGGTGACGCATGCGGCTGGGATAGCGCCGATTTCTGCGTCGATCGATGCGCATATGGTCAGAGTGGGCGACATGCTGCGCCCCCCACCGTCGCCACCCACCAACGACACGCCTGAACTACGCGGGCAGGCGCTGCACCAGCATGTGCTCGACCAGATGCAGCAGCGTTTCGACGCAGCCGCCGATCCGTCGACGCATCTGCTGACGCAGCAGGCCGCGAAAGATCATGGAATGGGTTTTATCGCCGATCACTTCCAGCAGATCGATCGCACCGGCAGCGGCTATATCAGCTTCGACGATTTCAGGCACTTCCTGAAAGCGCGGCATGGGATGGCTTTCTCGAACAACTAG